GAGCCGGGCGTGATGTCGACGCGGACGCCGTCCAGCCCGGGCACGTTGACGGCGTGGGCGGGTGTGCTGTTGGTTCCGGAGGGTCCGGCCACGGTGGTGTGCGGCGGCGGGGCCTGAGGCGTGAGGGTCTGGAGCTCGATGCCCCGGACGACCTGGGTGCCGATCTGCTCGTGGTTCAGGGCGGCGTTCAGGTGGTAGTCGGTCCGGCGGACCGAGCCGTCGCCGAGGTCCTGCTCCACCCGCAGGAACTGGCCGCCTCCGCCCTGCGGTGTCTCGTAGGTCGCCCGGACTCCCGCAGTGGCGGGGACGACCCGCGGCCCGGTGGCCGTCGGGGTGACTTCGACCCGCACGTCGGGCAGGCCGGGGATGTTGGTGAAGGTGTGCTGGAAGTCCAGCGCCTGGTCGTCCTGCATGAAGACCCGGATGGTGCGGTGCTGGTCACGGAACGCGGTCAGGTCGACGCGGCCGAGCTTGGGCAGGTCGACGACGAGGCTGTCGTTGCCGGGCAGGCCCACGCCGCCGTTCTTGGCCGGTCCCCCGGTGCCGGGCGGCGGTACGTGTGAGGCCGGGCTGCTGTCGAGCCCGCCCGTGGGGGTGTGCTGGACTGTGCCCGGTGTCGGGGGCGCGGTCAGCGCGTTCACCGGCGCCGGGTTCACCGCGGGCGTACCGCTGACGGGCACGTCCACCCGCCCGAGAGCGGACACGGGCGGTGCGTCCACATGGGCGGCCCCGGCCGGGACGTCCGACACGACCCCCTTGGGTCCGCCCGCGTTCCCGGTGACGGGGAGGTCCACGCGGCCCACGGACGGCACGTTGACGCTCCCTGCGGCCGGAACCTCGACGCGACCCACGGACGGCACATTCACACTTCCCGTGGCCGGGACATCCACCCGGCCCACCGGCGACACACTCACACCCCCCGCCACCGGGACATCCACCCGCCCCACCGGCGACACACTCACACCCCCCGCCACCGAGACATCCACCCGCCCCACCGGCGACACACTCACACCCCCCGCCACCGAGACATCCACCCGCCCCACCGGCGACACACTCACACCCCCCGCCACCGAGACATCCACCCGCCCCACCGGCGACACACTCACACCCCCCGCCACCGGGACATCCACCCGCCCCACCGGCGACAGGTTCACGTTCACGCTCGCGACCGACGGGACGTCCACGCGGCCGACGGACGGCACGTTCACGCTGCCGACCGACGGGACGTCGACCCGGCCCAGGGTCGAGCCGACGCCGTTCACCGAGGGGATGTCGGTCATCCGGGCGGCCATCGCCGGGGCGTCCACCCGCGCCGTCGTCGGGCCGTTCGACACCGCCCCTAGGCTCGGCACGTTGACCTGGTGCACGCCCACCGCGGGGACGTCCGGCGCGGCCCCCATGTTCACCGTGGGCGCGTTGACCTGCCCGAGGCCCATCGTGGGCACGTTGACCTGGGCGACGGCCGGGACGTCGACCTGGCCGACGGACGGTGTCGACACGGAACCGACGCCGTGCGCCGAGGGGATGTCGGTCACCCGCGCGTCCACCGAGGGCATGTCCACCCGCACCGCGGTCGGACCGGACGCCACCGAACTCAGACTCGGTACGTCGATCCGGGCGGCGCCGACCGCCGCGATGTCCCCCACGGCGATGTCGGCGCCCCGGAAGGCGCCCGTGCCGACCGCCCCGACCTGGCTGATCTGGCCCAGCTGCGGCAAGTTCATGTTGCCGAGCCCGACCGACTGGGGCACGTTGACGCCGCCGAGCCCGCCCAGTGGGGGCATGTGGACACCGCTGGGTCCGGAAACGGCCGGCAGGTCGGTGATGCGGGCGCCGATGGCGGGGACGGGCGCGTTGAAGGACCCGCCGAGCCCGCTCAGACCGCCGGTGAGGTTGGTGCTGCCGATCGAGGGCGACAGGTTCACCGGCGGCAGGTTCGTCAGCCCCGAGCCGAGTCCGCCGGCTGGGGTGGGAGTGAAGCCGGTCAGGTTGATGTGCGACAGGCCGCCCAGGTCGGCGCCGGGCCGCAGCAGCGTGAGCCCCGACGCGGCGGCCCCGCTGATCTTGCTCGACACGCCGAGGAACTGGCCCCCGGCGAAGGCCCCGTACCGGTACATGCCGAAGACACCGCGGTCGATGACGCCGATCCTGAGCGCGAAGAGCAGGCCGTTGCCCATCTCGTCCGCGGCGACCGGCAGGAAGAACCGCAGCCCGTTGAGCCCGCGCACGCCGTTCAGCATCGAGCTGCCCAGCGAACTGCCCAGCCGCCCGATGCCGTTGAGGCCGCTGACCACGCTGCGCACCGCGAAGAAGCTCTTCACGCCCAGCAGGTTGATGACGGTCAGCTCGGTGGCCACCGGGAGGACTCCGAAACCCTTACCGAGGCCGGCCCCGCCCATGGTGAAGCCCTTGAGCCCAGGCATGAAGACCAGACCGGGCGTGAACCTCATCCCGCTGATGCCGCGCAGACCGTTCAGCCAGACTCCGGTTGCCCGGAAGGTGTCGTCGATGCCGAGGGTCAGCCGGCCGAGCAGCCCGAACGCGTTGGGCCCGCCCAGGAACAGGTTCCTGCCGCCCTGGAAGGCGGAGACACCGGCCCCCTTCAGCCCCTTGAACACCGCGCCGACGTTGATGCCCTTGGTGGTGGGCGCGATGACGCCAAGGATGGAGAGCACCAGTTCGGTGACGCTCGCCTTGCCCTGGGAGAAGTCCACCGCCGTCTTGATCAGCAGCGCCACGTTGAGCCCGATGGCGAACAGGGCCAGCGGACCGCCGACGATGATCGCGGGGATGATGAGGATCAGCGCCAGCCAGCCCAGCGCCTTCCAGAACTCCTCGCACTCGTCGATCGGCGAGGCGATGCTCTCCGCCGCCGTGGTCAGCGCGGTCGCCGCCGTCTCGGCGGCCTCCGACAGGATGCTCCCCGCGTCCTCGGCGGTGGACTTGTGCGTCTCGCGTCCCTCGTCGTCGTCCTCGGCCAGCGCGGCCGCCGCGGTCAGGGCGGCGTCGGCCCGCTGCTGCTGGGTGCGCATCACACCGACATAGGTCCGCAGCGCGGCCTGGGCGTCCTGGTGGGCCTGCCGGAACGTGGATACGTAGTTGCGCAGATCACCGTCGATCACCTTGCGCAGCGCGTCCGCCGTCTCGCCGATGAAGGCCCCGTCCGTGGTGTTCTTGATCTCCGTAAGCCCGGAGTCGATGGTGTCCGCCAGAGTGACCAGTTCGCCCTGCGAGGTGATGATCTCCTCGATCCGGGCGGCGTCGCCCGGGGTGGGGTCACTGCCGAGGCCGAGCGCGCTCCAGTCGGCGGGACGAGCCATCGGGGCGCCTCCTTCTGCTGCCGGGACGTGCGCCGGGACGCACGCGGACGTGACGTGGGACGTACGTACGGGCCGTCGTCCGTACCGTCCACGCACCGGGACCCCGAGATGGTTCAACGCATGGGAAAACAGTGCCTGTTGAACCATTCCGGGGTCCTGGTGCGTGGATGGGGCGGAAGAGACGGACGGCACACCAGGAGGTACGACGCGTGGCGGACTTCTCCATCGACTACTCGGCCCTGCACACGGTCCAGAAGAAGATGCACGACCTGGCCGACCAGGCCGACTCGGGCGGTGCGACCGGGGCGTTCAAGGAGGTGGGCGAGGACACCTCCAGCGAGCGCAGGGCGGTCTTCGGTGACTCCGGTCTCTCCTCCGCGTTCAACCTCTTCTACCGCCGCTCCAGCTCCCGTACGAAGCAGGCCAAGGACGGGCTCGGCCAACTGGCGGACGTCTTCAGCTCCGTTGCCAACACCTTCTTCGACGCCGACGCCCAGCTCTCCAGCGCGGCGGGGCTGATGGGCTCCAGCATCGGCCTCGACGAATGGAAGAACGACACGGCGGCGTACGAGGCCTGGCAGGAGGACAAGACCGCTTGGGACGCCTACCTCGACAAGATCGGCGCCGGCGAGTACTTCGACCAGAACCCGGACGCCGACATCAGTGAGGTCTGCCGGGCCGACGGCGCCCCTTCCTGGTGCGAGACCTGGCAGAACGACGAGGACGCCCCCGATCCGCCGGGCCCCGCACCGGAGAAGCCCTCCGACGACCCGCCGACCACGTACACCTACGAGGACGAGCACGGGACGGTCGAGGTCAAGGTCGAGCTGAACGACCAGCACGACGTCATGAAGGAGACGTCGACGATCACCACCCCCGACGGCCAGTCCTACACGTCGGTCACCACGTACGACTCCGCCCCGAAGATCATCGATCCGGAGGGCGACGGCACCAAGGACGCCTTCGACGCCCGCGACTACACCATGGTCACCACCTACGCGGACGGTTCGAAGACCACCAGCGTCTTCACGATCAGCGACGACGGCTCGGGAACCATGACGAGCACCGACCAGGACGGCAAGGTCACCGTCTCCACCCGCTCCGGCCCGGACGCGGAATGGGTGACCCCCGAAGACGACGAAGAAGAGTAGAGACCGGGAAAGGACCCCTCCCCATGGCAGCCAACATCAGCCTCTCCTACGCCGAGATCGAACGTGTCGCCGGCCTGCTGGACACGAGCGTCGACCAGACCCTGGTCCCGCGCATGGACGAGGCCAAGCAGGAAGTGGACACCCTCCTGGACACGGCTCTGATCCTCACCGAGTCCAGCCCCGCCCTCCAGGTCCAGTACGAGAAGTTCACCACCTCGCTGAAGGAGGCCACCGACAGCATCAAGGGTTACGCCGAGCAGTTCCGCAAGATCATGGAGTCGGTGAAGGGGATGGACCACGACATCGCCGAGAAGGTCAACAGCAGCGGCCAGTAGCCCTCCGGGCCCGGTCACCCGTCCAGTAGCCCGAGCAGTCGGACACCCCTCAGGAGGATCACGATGGCAGCAGGAAGTCCCGATGTCCTTTTCGATTACGACGAGATCGCCCGGGCCGCCACGGCCATGGGCAACAAGCTCACCGACATCTCCAACGAACTGACCGACCTGGAGACCACGGTGAGCGGCCTGCTCCAGGACGGCCTGGTCTTCGAGAAGGCCAGCCCCGCGCTCAGGGACGCGTACGAAGCCTTCAGCAAGCAGATGAAGTCCTCGGCCAGCAACATCGGGGAGTACGGCAAGAGCTTCCAGGACATCGGCGAGTCGATCGCCCAGTCCGACCAGGACATCGCCAACGAGGTCATCAAGGCCCAGAGCGAGGCGAACGCCTGACCCAGTAGTAGAGCCAGCAGTGAAGAAGGGGGGTGGGGCCGCTGTCCAGCGGCCCCACCCCCCTTCTTCACTGCCTGCTCAGCCGTCCAGCACCGTGAGCGGCACCTGGACCGCGATCGGGGCGCCCGCCTCGCTCGCCGTCCAGCCGCGGCCGGGGGCCAGCGGGGTACGGACCTGCTCGGAGGAGATCCGCACCCCGATGAGGTCGCCCTCCCCGATCGACTTCGGCCCGAGCAGGATGCCGCGCCGCGAACGGCGGGCCATACCGACCCAGCCGAGGGAACTCATCGACTCGGGCAGCCCGGCGAGCAGCAGGCCCTGCTGTCGGTCGCGCCCCGAAGTGGCAACCTGCCGGAGCACCTTGTCGGCCCCGCACGACAGGAGCAGGTCCGCGTCGTCCACGACGATGACCACCGGTTTCCCCGAGACCGCGCGCAGGGCCTGGGTGACCGCGTCCGCCGAGGGGTCGTGGTCGGTGATGACGTGGGCGAGATCGTGTGCGGCGAGCTGCCGCAGCTGCGAGTCGCGCGGCGCGAGGACGACGAGTGCCGTGCCGCCCATCAGGAGGGACACGCACATGGAGGCGAGCGTCGTGCTGCGCCCCGAGCGCGGGGGCCCGGCGACCAGGAAGGAGCCGCCGCCGGCCGCGAAGTCGAAGCCCAGGGGCTCGGCAGTGTCGCCGCCGATGCCCACCAGGGCCCACAGCGGGCGGCGCTGGGCCTTGGGGACGCGGTCCACCGCCTCCTGGAAGCCGATCAGGGAAGGGAGTTCCTCGATGCGGAAGGGACGGCGGACGACCGGGAGCGCGGAGTCGCGCGCGGTGGTGCGGCGGCCGATCTCGGCCAGCGCCTCGCCCTGGTCGGCGCCGTCCTCGGTGGGCAGCAGCGCGATCTGGGCCTCGACACCGCTTGGGGCGTGCCAGCCGCGGCCGGGCGGGATGTGCGCCGGAACCTTGCCACGGCCCATTCCGGCGACGTTGTAGTCGCTGAGGTCGGCCTGCTTGAGCAGGAACCGGCTGTCGTTGTGGGCGGCGAGGCGGCCGCCCAGCAGGATGCGTTCGGAGGTGGCGATGACATGGATTCCGGCCGCCGCGCCCTCCCTCAGCAGCCGTACGACCTCGGAGTACAGCCGGCCCCCGTCGTAGTCGTCGAGCATCGCGCTGAGCGCGTCCCAGCCGTCGATGAGCAGCAGCAGACGGGCCGGGCGACGGTCCTTGGGGAGCTTGGCGCGCAGTTCGCCGATGCCGGCGGCGCTGTGCTGCGAGATCAAGCGCTGACGGGCCGTCAACTCTGCCGTCAGGCGGGAGATCAGCCGCTCCAGGCGTTCCGTGTCGTGCCGCGAGACGACCGCTCCGCAGTGCGGCAGGGACTCCAGGGCGGCGAGACCGCCGCCGGCCGCGTCGATGCCGTAGATGTGCAGGTCGGAGCTGGGGATGACGAGGGCGGCGGAGCCCGCGACGGTCCGCAGGACCTGGGTGCGCCCGGAGCGGGGCGAGCCGATGACGTAGAGGTGGCCGAAACTCGCGAAGTCGATCGTGCCGAGCCGTTGTTGCTGCAACTGCGGGACGTCCATGAGGGCGTACGGCACCAGCGGCAGCCCACCGGGTTCGGGCGGCGGGCAGGGCGGCAGGGATTCCATGCGGACGGTCTCGGCCAGCGGGGGCAGCCAGGGGCTGCGCTGCGGCTTGTAGTCGTCGAGGAGCTCGGCGGCCCGGCCGAGAGCCTCGACCAGGGCGCTCAGGTCGGTGACGGGTTCCTCGCCGCCGGTGCGGTACTCGAAGGGTTCGTGCTCGTCCTCCGCGGCCAGGTCGGCGGGGCGGCCCAGCCGGTTCCAGGTCAGCTCGACCCCTCGTACGGGACGGGAAGGCGTCACCGATTCGGGCGTGGCGGCTGAGGCGCGCTCGGCGCCCACCCAGGCCGTCTGGAACGGGGTGGGGGCGCCGGATCCGCGCCGGATGAGGGCGCGGCCCGGGGTGGAGGGCGAA
This genomic window from Streptomyces sp. DG2A-72 contains:
- a CDS encoding serine/arginine repetitive matrix protein 2 — encoded protein: MADFSIDYSALHTVQKKMHDLADQADSGGATGAFKEVGEDTSSERRAVFGDSGLSSAFNLFYRRSSSRTKQAKDGLGQLADVFSSVANTFFDADAQLSSAAGLMGSSIGLDEWKNDTAAYEAWQEDKTAWDAYLDKIGAGEYFDQNPDADISEVCRADGAPSWCETWQNDEDAPDPPGPAPEKPSDDPPTTYTYEDEHGTVEVKVELNDQHDVMKETSTITTPDGQSYTSVTTYDSAPKIIDPEGDGTKDAFDARDYTMVTTYADGSKTTSVFTISDDGSGTMTSTDQDGKVTVSTRSGPDAEWVTPEDDEEE